In bacterium, the DNA window GAGTGCCTCGAACTGCTCGAGAAAGGCCGGATACTGCCCGGGATCGGTCAGGACCGCCACACCGGGGTGGTTCTTGGCAGCGGCGCGGATCATGCACGGGCCGCCTATATCGATATTCTCCAGGGCGTCGGCCCGGGTGCAGCCCGCTTTGGCGATGGTCGCTTCAAAGGGGTATAGATTGACCACGACCAGATCGATGGGGGTCAGGCCCAGTTCCTCAAGCTGCTGCATTTGGGCGCCATCCTCCCGTTTTGCCAGAAGGGCGGCGTGGACATGAGGATGGAGCGTCTTGACCCGGCCGCCGAGGATTTCTGGGAAGCCAGTGAGGTCGCTGACGGTCCGGACCGCAAGCCCGGCTTCCTCGAGAACACGCGCCGTGCCGCCGGTTGAGATGATCTCGACGCCCCGCTTTTGCAGGGCACGGGCGAGATCGATCAAACCCGTCTTGTCATGGACGCTCAGAAGGGCACGTCGTATTTTTATCTGGTCGAGCACAAACCCCTCCCGAAAAAACAGGATGCAATCCTTACATAAAATTGGAATATGAGTATATCAATAAATCAGCAAAAATCCAAGGATTTGCTGCATCCGCCCCCCCTTTTTTACACTATTTTGCCGGAAAAGAGTGCTTGCTGCCGCCAGCTGGGCCTCTCGATACGTCAAATGATATCTTTTTCCTCCAGAATCGTCACCCGGCGGCCCGCGATGCGGATTCGTCCTGAGGCAAAGAGCTGGACGGCACGCGGCAGGATCTCGTGCTCCACCTCGAGCACGCGGGCGGCGAGGCTGGTCGCGGTGTCGTCCTCCCGTACCGGCACGCACTGCTGCAGCACCGGAGCCCCATGGTCATAATCGTCGTCAACCAGGTGCACCGTGACACCGCTCACCTTGCAGCCATAATCGAGGACCGCCTCATGCACATGGTGGCCGTACATGCCCTTGCCTCCGAATGCAGGCAAGAGCGCGGGATGAATATTGAGAATGCGGTGATGAAACTGCCGGATTAGCGCCGATGGGATCTTTTGCAGATAGCCTGCCAGAACAATGAAATCAACACCATGCTCCGTGAGGAGCGCTGCCAGATGGCGGCTGTATTCCACCTCCGAGGGGAACTGCCCGGCTGCAAGGTGTAGCGCCGGCACGCCGTATTCGCGGGCAAGGGCCAGGCCACCTGCCTCCGCCTTGTTGCTGAGCACCAGAACAATGCGCGCATCCAGACGCTTCGATTCGATCGCTGCAAAAAGGGCCTGCAGATTGGATCCCCGGCCCGAGACAAAGACACCAAGGGAGAGCATCATTCACCTCCTCACACCGGCCCCGCGGCTGTCACGCCGCCAGCCTATAGCGACACCCCGGCCAATCATGCGGCCGGCGTCGAAGGCGCCGCCACCGCCGGCTCGAGCAGCCGCAGCGTCCCCTTGTCCGCGTCTAGACGAA includes these proteins:
- the purN gene encoding phosphoribosylglycinamide formyltransferase codes for the protein MMLSLGVFVSGRGSNLQALFAAIESKRLDARIVLVLSNKAEAGGLALAREYGVPALHLAAGQFPSEVEYSRHLAALLTEHGVDFIVLAGYLQKIPSALIRQFHHRILNIHPALLPAFGGKGMYGHHVHEAVLDYGCKVSGVTVHLVDDDYDHGAPVLQQCVPVREDDTATSLAARVLEVEHEILPRAVQLFASGRIRIAGRRVTILEEKDII